Part of the Sinorhizobium sp. BG8 genome, GAGTGCGCCAAGCATGGAGAGCTATGTCACGCTGCAGCGTGGCCCGCACTCCGTGACCGTCCCCTATACGCACCTTGCGGGCAAGCCGGAGGAGAACATCTATGTGCGGCCCGGCGACACGATCTTCGTCAACCGGGAGCAGCGAACCTTCCTCGCTTTCGGCGCGTCTGGACTGAACGGCCGGTTCGACTTCGAGAATTGCGACCTGACGCTCGGCGAAGCGCTCGCCAAAGCCGGGGGGCTTCTGGATACGCGGGCCGACCCCGCTCAGGTACTCCTCTACAGAAGAGTGCCGCGGGCACTGTCGCGGCAGCTCGGCATTGCTTCGACCCGTTTCGTGGCGGGCGAAGTGCCGATGATTTTCCGGGCGAACCTGCGCGATCCCGCGACCTTCTTCGCCGTTCAGAAGTTCCCCATGCAGGACAAGGACATCATCTACGTTTCCAATGCGCCTGCAACCGAGCTTCTGAAATTTCTCCACCTGATCAACGCCGTCTCCACCACTCCCTCGAACGTCGTCGACACCAGGGACGCTGTACGGACGATGTAGGGAAGCTTCGGACGGCATCGCGTCATGTGAACACCTGCCGACTGATCGGCGAACGATACGAAGGGGATCACCTTGACACTGCTTCAGACCTTCGCGGCCCGTGGGCAACCCGATGCTCCAGATCAACAATAGCCGCATGGCACCGCCCGCGACCGGCCTTTGGGCGAGCGATGCATCGCCGGTCTCTCCGATCGACTTCGACAAGGGCATCGCCGCGATGCGCAGGCAATGGCCGATCGTGGCCGCCTGCACCCTCGCCGCTGGCCTCCTAGGCTTGATCTATGTGATCGCCGCAATACCGCTCTACACAACGCGCACCAGCATTCTCATTGATCGCCAGTACGGCGCGGCCATCCAACAGCTCTCCGGTTCCGCCGGCCTCCTGGACGAGGAAGTGTCGGTGCTGAGCCAGATCGAGCTGCTGAAATCGGAAGCGATCGGCCTTGCCGTCGTCAATCGCTTGCACCTCGCCGACGAGACGGCTGCTGCCCCTTCGAACATGTTTCTTGCCCTGAACCGCTGGATCTTCGGCACTACCGGGAACCCGGCGAAAAGGCCTGCCGCAGACGAGGGAGAAGGCAGGCGGCGCGCGGCTCTCGAGACCATCCGGGCCAACATGGCGGTCACGCGTGCCGGTCGTTCCCGCGTGCTGGAAATCTCCTATGTCTCTCCTTCCCCCGAGCTGTCGCAGCGTGTCGCCGCGGCGATTGCGGACGCCTACCTCGCCGACAGGATTTCCTCGCGATACGAAGCGACGCGGCAGGCATCCGACTGGCTTCTCGCCCGCATGGAGGAACTCAAGCAGCGTGCCGTTTCCTCCGATCTCTCCGTCCAGAAGTTTCGCACCGAACACGGACTTGTGGCGACGAACGTGGAAGGACGGTTGGTCAGTGACCAGCAGCTCACGGAGCTCAACAGCGCCCTGATCGAAGCGAGGGCCGCGGCCGCGCAAGCCGCGGCCCGCTACGAACGAATACAAACCCTCATCGCCGGCAACCGGGAGGAAGCCGTCGTGGCGGAAGTCCTCGGCGGAACGATCTCGAATACTCTTCGCGAAAAATATCTGAGTGCGGCCAAGCGAGAGGCCGAGATATTGGCACGCCTCGGCGCCGGCCATGTCCAGGTGCAGAGGCTGCGCGGCGAGATGGAGGAATACCGTCGCCAGATGTTCGACGAACTCCTTCGCATTGCGCAGGGCAACCGCAGCGAGCTCGATATTGCGAGATCCCGGGTCCAGAGCCTGACGGAAAGCGTCGCTCAGGCGACCCTCGTCAGCGCCTCGGCAAAAGAGAACGAGGTGCAACTGCGTGAACTGGAGCGGGAATCGGAGACCTATCGGAACGTCTATGAAGCATTCCTTCGCCGCTACCAGGAAGCTGTCCAGCAGCAATCCTTTCCCGTGGCCGACGCCCGCATCATCTCGCGTGCCGTGGTTCCCGATCGTCCAAGCCACCCGAAAAAGATGCTCGTCATCCCGCTTGCGCTATTGATCGGTGCCGGAGCCGGTGCCTTCGCCGGCGCCTACCGGGAGTACAGGGAGCGCTCCTTCCGCACCGGAAGCGATGTGCGCCAAGCATTGGACCTTCCCTTCATCGGTGGCATTCCCCTCCTCAAGGCGGAGGATGAGAAGCCATCGGCCGACGGCCTTTCCTTTCACCCGCGGTCCGTCCGCAAGGCGAATGCTATGGTCGACCACGTCATCGACCATCCCTTCTCCCGCTTCACCGAGACGCTGCGCGGCACCAGGATCGCGGTGGACCTCGCCCTGCCGGGAAAGGCGGCCAAAATCATCGGCATCATATCGTTGTTGCCGGCCGAGGGGCGATCAACGATTGCAATCAACCTTGCGGAGCTTCTGGCGGCGGAGGGCGCCCGCACACTTCTCATCGACGCGGACCTCCGCAACGCAGGAGCGACGAAGGTCATCGGCGAACATGCGACGGCCGGACTTGGGGAGGCGCTGGTCGACGAGCGGTCAATCCGCGACCTGTTGCTCGTCAATCCGAAGACGAGACTGGCATTTCTGCCCGCGACCGCCGGACCGCTCGGGTCTAGGTCATCCGTCCTGCTTGCTTCATCACGCATGAATCATTTGCTGGAACAGGCGTCGGCGAGCTTCGACTATATCGTGCTCGACCTACCGCCGCTTGCCCCAGTAGCGGACGCGAGAGCCGTGGCACCCCATGTGAATGCTTTCGTTCTGGTCGCGGAATGGGGAAGAACGAACCGGTACGCCTTGCAGGAAGCGTTGTTTTCCGACAGGTCGATCGCCGCGAAATGCGTCGGCGCAATCCTCAGCAAGATCGACCCCGACAAGGCAAAACTCTACAGCACAGCGAGCGATTTCGAGATGTAGAAGCGAGCCATCACCCCGCGAACAGCTCAATGAAGGTCTACAAAATCAGGAACTTCGTCAAATTTCGGTGCCCCGCACACGGGCAGTGCCCGTTTCTCGCCGTGCCTCGGCGAGCGCCATCCCGAAGCGGGTGCCTTCCAGTACATACCCGGGACAAGGTCGCTTCCCGTCTCCGGCATATAACCTTTCGCCCCTTCGCCTTTTTCCCCGCGCCCGGACGGCGAAATAGGATTCCGGTCCTGTTTCGAGATGGAGGCCTGCGATGGATGAAACTGTACGACCCGTGTCGGGGAAAATGGCGACGGATGGCGCTCGATGGATTTCTACTTCCGCCAAGAGCCGGGTGCTGTTCTCATGACGACACCAGCAATCGGCCTCTCGCTGGGCGGACACGCCATATCCGATGCATCCGTCATTCGAAACATAGCAGCCTGGGGCGATAGCCTGACGGCGGGCGCCGGCGCCTCCACGGCGCTCACCTCCTATCCTGCCCGGGCTTCCTTGCTGTTTGCGCCCGCCCGCGACATCGCCAATTGCGGCGTCGGGGGACAGGATGCAGAACAGATCGCCGCCCGGCAGGGCGGTGTTCCGATCACCGTAACCGTGGAAAACAACAGCATTCCCGAAAGACGCGGCCACGACTGGTCCTGGAATTTTGCCGACGGAGAAGCACAGGGATGGCGTGACACCGTTCTCGCCGGACCGGCGCTCGTAACGGGCGGCTGGATATCCTGCAGTGCGACGAATGTCCTCGATGGTCTGTACCGCCCGTTGGAGGTCACGCTTCCCGCCGGTCTCGATATTCGGATCGCGTTCGACATCGTGATTTCAGCGGGAATGACAGTTTGCGTTAATGGACTTGGCGGCGGTGCATGGGGTGCAAAGACGCCGGATGGCGCCTATGGACACAATCTGTCGTCCTCGGGACACTATTCCGTCGCTCTCGTCAGCGGCGGCGCCATCGCCGATTATGTCGACCAGATCGGTTTCCTGCTGCTGTCGGGCAGCGGTACCTTTTCTGTCGACAACATCGTGGTGTCCGTTGCCGCCGCAGAGGTCCAGCTATCGGTCACAGACCGATCTCCGAATGTCCTGACCGTCGACAACGGCTTTACGGGAATGCTGTCCGGTACGCTCGCCGGCGTGCGCGGAACCATGACGACGGACGCCTCCGGTAACTGGACCTTTCTGCGCGAAAGCGAGGGCGCGGCAGTCGCGTGCCCGGTGGGAACGCGGTTCATCCCCGAAGAGGCTCGATCGCTTCGCAATCGTATCGCCTGGTTCTGGGCCGGCAACAATGGCATCGCGGATGCAGACAGTTCCGCCGCCGGTCTTGCGGCGATCGAGGCGATGATCGCTCATCTCCCGCATCGGCGTTTTCTGGTCGCCCCGGCACTCGCCGCCAGCGACGCCAGTCCGGCGCTGATGGCTGTGATCTCCGATTTCAATGCATCGCTCGCATCCCTATACGGCACGCGTTTCGTGGATCTGCTTGTCGAACTTCAGGCGAGCGGTAACCATTCGGCGGACGACGACGCCGATATCGCGGCCGGCCACGTGCCGCGCTCGCTGAGGGTCGACAGCATTCACCTGAATGATGTCGGCTACGCCGTCGTCGCCGGGGCGATGAAAGCGCGCACACTGGCACTCGGCTGGTGAGAGTGAACGGGATGCGTCGCTCAGAGGTCAAGCCCGGTGACTTGGGCAAGCGACTGTCGCTTTTCATCGATGGTCGAGCACGAGGCGAGTGCCCGTTCGCATTCCAGAACCTTCGCCCCCACCAGGAACCGGTACCAGTAGCCCTGAAGCACGTGGTAGATCAGCCCCTCTCGACCATCGAGAAAGCCCAGTTGCAGGAAGTATCGCAAGACAAAATAACAGGAGGCGGCGAGCGGAAAAGGCAGCCTGTCGTGGATGTAAACCTTGGCAAACCTCTTCGCCCGGGTTGGGGCCGGCGCAGTGCGCCATGGAATGTTGTCCTGCGGAAACAGGCGGTGACGTCGGTTGAGGATTTCGACAGCCTCGCGCGTCGCATAGCCGTTGTGCTTGTCGATGAAGTAGGTGAGTGCATTGAGGTTGTGGTCGGCGAAAGCGGCGCTGAACGTCACCGTCCGGCCTCCGCTGGTCGTGACGTGCTCGTCCATCCAGCGGTCTTCGACATGGCCATGCCCACGCCGCCAGATGCGGGTGAAGATCAACGGATAGCGCCCTCCCCATCGGATCCAGCGGCCCATGAAAATATGTTTTCGTTTCAGGTTTATGCCGACCGTATCGGGAGGAAGACAGGGAATCCGCGCGCTTATCTCGGCCGCAAGCGCCGGTTCGACCACTTCGTCGGCATCAAGGCGCATGATCCATTCGGAGGCGATCGCCGTATGTTCCAGTGCCCAGCGCAGCTGACGGGATTGATTGGCGAAGGGATGCTGCAACACCCTCGCCCCGAGCTCTGTTGCGATTTCCGTGGTCCTGTCGCTGGAAAACGAGTCGACCACGACGACCTCCTCGGCAAAGGAAGCGACGGAGGCGATCGCGCGCTCGATGTGACGCTCCTCATTGTAGGTCAGGATGATCACGCAAAGGGAGATCATTCGACGGGATATCGCTCGCGCAGCAGTCGCGCCGGATTGCCCGCGTAGACGAACATGGGTTCGAGGTCACTGAAGGCAACTGCACGTGCGCCAAGCACTGCACCGTCTCCGACCACGACGCCAGGGCCGACGAATGCCTCTGCGGCGATCCACGCCCGCCGGCCGACCACGATGGGCCGCGCAACCAGTCGGAAATGCGGATCGTCGATGTCGTGGGTCGCGCCGCAGAGCCTCGCCCCTTGCGACACGATCGCATGCTCGCCGAGACGGATGAGGTCCACACAATAGCAATCCACGTCCCGCCCAAGGCAGGAGTGAGCCTCCATGAAGAGATTGGGCGGATACCAGACCCTGACGCGCGGGTAGATCCGCGCTGTCCTATCTATCCGCGCACCGAAGAGCCGCAGGAGAAGCCGCCGCCAGCCATGCGCCGCAACCGGCGTCCATGCCCCCAGGCCATGCCACACGAACCACCAGGCGAGCCGGTGCAGCCGATGGCGAAGAGAAAAGGTCGGCCCACCCTTCAAGGGTTTCGATTGGCGGGTGTCGAGCAGTCCGGCGATAGCGTTTCCCATTCAGTTACTCCGAGCCGCTGGCACTGTATCGGAACGGCGGGTGCCTTTCGCCGTCGTCCCTTTCTTCCACGGTCCCTGACCCTTTCGCGCGCCTCAGGACAGACAGAAGAGCGTCGACGAAAACGGGCGCATCCGCGAGTGCGGCCGTGATGACGGTTCCGCGCCGAAGCGCCTGCCAGTGGGCCTCCGACGACGCCATGAGCTGGAGCGCCCGGATCAGCGGTTCCGGATCGCGATGGTCTATGAGATGGCCGTTCAACCCGCCTTGCACGAGCTCCGAAACCCCACAGGCGCGCGTCACGATCACCGGGACGCCGACGGCCCAGGCCTCGATCGCCACTATCCCGAACTGCTCTTCGCTGCTTGCGAGCACCAGCGCGAGCGAAGCCGAAATGAGGGCCGGCAGTTCGCGGCTCCCGACATATCCGAGAATGTCGACTTGGGCCCGCAGCAAGGCCGACTGCGCGATCCGCGCCCTGAGGGCGGGCTCTTCTACGCCATAGCCACACAGTTGCAGACGCCGATCACTGCCCGAGCGCAGGAGAAAGGCCTCATAGGCATCGAGCAGGAAGAGAAGATTCTTCTTCTTCACAAAGCGAGCGACACAGATGAAATCCCGCTCTTCGTAGGAAACCCTCGGCGACCCGGCGTCCCCACGGACACGCTCGATGTCGATGGCACAACGATAGAGGGCGATGTTTCCCTTGCCGAAATAGTGGAGATAGCCACGCGCTCGCTCCGTCGCGGCCAGGAAACCCCCGTAGGGCGCAAGCAGCAGGAGTTTCGGGAGGTCGAAAACGATGAACCGCCGATAGTCCTCGAAGCCGGAATCGTTGAGCGACACTGCCTGGGCGCCAAGAATCCGGGAAAGAACTGCTGCAAGAAAGCTCGAGATCCGCTGATAGCCGTAGACAATGCAGATATCCGGCCGGAAGCGGCAGAGGTCGACCAGGACGAGCAGGCTGTTCAGCCGGCCAAGTCGGCCCCACCGTTGCGACGGCCGTCGGATGGTCAGGCGCCCCTGCATGTCTTTATCGAGCGTCCAGCGATAGTCCTCGCTGTGCAGGTAGCTCGAGATCCGGACATCGGCGCCAGCCACCATCAGGGCCCGGCAGCGGTCCTCGTCGGGAACGCCCACCTGCCCGCAGACGTAGAGTACCTTGCGCCCGGCAAACGCCCCCCTTTCCTGGCCATTCTCGCCTGACTGGGTGCGGCCGGGCATCACCTATCCTCCCGCCGCCCGGAGGCATAGGCGCGAACGTCCCTTAGCAGGAGGAGCGCCGCGGCGATCGCCACGGGATCGTTCGTCCGGCTGAAGATCGTGATGGGAGAGAACAGGATGTCCCATGCCAGACCGACCAACAGATAGGCGAAGATTGGCAGCATCTGCCGATTTGCGAGGGCGGCGAGGATGGCACGAGGCACGAGGGTGAGGATGTAGATCCAGAACACCCCTCCGAGGATACCCGCCTCCACCCACGAGCCCAAAAGATGAGAATGCGCCGGAATCTCCGTTTGCTCGAAGTCCCTGGGGTCGATTGGCAGGCCGGCCTCATCGAGGCTGACGAGGCGGCCGATCGCCAGGCCGTAGTTCTCCGCCCCCGGACCATGGCCGAGAAGCGGCGCCATGGCGATTGCCTCGAATGAAACGAGAAGCTCGGAGCGGCCCGCGACAAGCAGGTTTATGTCGCCGCTGCTCTGCATCTCGTACTTCGCCAGAGCATCCGCACCGAGGAAGCCGGACGATGCGGCATACTCATAGACCACCTTGGTCGCCAGCAATCCGGCAACGACGAGCAGCGCGACCTGCAGGAGAAGACCGGGACCGGGTGGCCGCCTTCGTGTGACGAACGCTGCAAATTCGAGCGTGAGCGTTCCCATCAGGATCGCGAAGAGGCCCCGCGCGTTGAATGAAAGGCTGGCAAGGGCAAGGACCAGCGTGGCCGGCACCCTCGACAACCTTCCGTGTGCGGTTGCAGGTCCCGCGAGGGAGACGACCGAAAGAACAATGATATTGAGTGCATTGCCCATGCCGAACTTCCAGAAGTCCCGGCCCTGCTCGTCGAGCAATCCGATGATGTCGTCGGGAAAAAGCAGAGCCTTGGCCATCGACGAAGCGCCGAAGATCACCAGGAAGACGAGCATCCGTGGGATCGATCCACGTACGATCCACGAGATCGCCAGCACGTTGGAGGTGATGACGAGAACCTTCGACAGCGAGCGTAACGTGGCCATTGCGTCGCCGGCATTCCACAGTGCGGCCACCACGGTTGCGAGCGCCCATACGCCGGCCAGCAGGACAAACCACTTCGTCCGCTCGTCCCGGTGGAAGACCGCCCCCTGCAGATGGACAGGCAAGAGCGCCAGCGAAAAGAGGTCGAAACCGGTAAGCCTGCCCAGCGGATTGATCTCGGCGATCGTCAGCACGGGCGCGAGGAGCAGGATATCGAACCTTGCAACTACGGGCGGGCGTCTTTCGAGGGAAAGGTCGGAGAGTTGCACCATCGGCTTCACTCAGGAACCGCCCGCAAGGGAATTGCAGGGCGCAAAGTCATGAAATCGCCCTCGTTCCAGTGCTTGGCGATGGCGCCCCCGACAGCCATTGCGACCGAAACCAGCAACACCAGCGGCGGCGCCGCTCCGAACGATCCGACGGCCGTTCCACCGGCGAGAAGCAGCATCAGCGATACAGCATTCGCGAGCATGTTGCCGGCGAGGTTGCCGGTCACGAGCGCCATGTTGTAGGCGGCGGCACCACGAGCATTCATGACAACGCCGAAGGCAAGCAGAAGTACGAAGAGGCTGTAGCGCGCTTCGAAGTGTCCGAACCAGAACCAGGATGCGACCGGCGAAAGCACGACTCCGGCCAATGAAATGCCTGCAACCGATGAAGTGGCGGTCTTCGCAAGCGACCTGTAGAGCGGAGGCGCGCTGTCGGGATCATGTCGCGACAGCGCGGTCAGTGCCGGGACCACGGCGGTGACGCCGCCAATGACCGCGTTTCTCGGCAGCCACAGGCTCTTGAAGGCCAGTTCGAACAGACCCTGCGCCTCCAGTCCGCAAAAGCGGCCCACAAGCAGTTTGGAGAGTGGCTCGAAGAGACCGTTGACTGTGGAGGTCATCTGCTCCCGGACGCCGAAACCGACAAGATCGCGAAGGAGGCGGGGGGATACCCGGATTGGGAGAAGGGCCTCGATCCCGGCTGCGTGCCGCAGGGCAAGCCAGCCAACGGAGAGCAGGAATGCGTATTGCGCCACCTGGGCCAGGGCGAGCCCGGTGAGCCCCTGCCCGGGAACGAGGGCGATCACGAGTGCGAGCTGGACGAGACTGCCCGCCACGGTCAGCTGCGAATTGAGGTAACCCCGGTGCACGCCCTGGAGACCGGAAAGGACGATGCCCGAGACGTTCATCAGGAAGAAGACGAGGCAGACGAGCGGGAGGAGCCCAGGCGCCTGCGGCGTGACGTCCGCCGGAAGGAAATGCCAGAGGAAGGCATCGACGAGCAGGTAGCCTGAAAGGGCCAGCACTGCATGAACGACACATCCGGTGACAAGGGCAGTCTCGAGATAGCTTCGCGCCTTTTGCCTCTCCTGTGCCACATCGCACAGCGCGACATGACGAAGGCATGCGTTCGCAAGGCCAACGTCTGCAATGCGGATCAACGAAATGGCAGAAGCGAGGGCCGACCACAGGCCCACCGCCGCGATCCCGCAATCGGCGATCACCACGCGATAGCTGACCAGGACGAGAACGATATTGGTGACGACCGCTATGACCGCAAAGACGACATTCGCCCGGATGTTCAACTGAGACGAGAGTGTGGTCATGCGGCACGATCCCTCGGCGCGCCGAGCACCTCATGAAGCGTGGTAAGACTGGTTTCTGCGAAGCGTCCGGCAAGCGCCTTGCCCCGGCGATGATCGACCGCCGACAAATCGCGCGCGAGCAGCGCCGAAACGGATTCGGCGGTCGCAGCAAGGTGGGGAATGCCTTCTGTTTCGCACAGCCGATGCGACAGCGATCCCTCCCGGACCAGCACCGGGACGCCGAACTGCACCGCCCGGCCGAGAACCCCGGAGGCCTGATCGTATCCCGGCGCATAGAGACACCAGACGAGATCGCTTGCGGCATAGAGTTCGATCCACTCCTCCTCGGAAAGCCACCTGTCGATGGCGGAGCCGCCAGAGCGCTCAAACCGGCTGACGAGGCCGATGCAGCCGATGCCGCTCTTGCCGCCGAAAACGAAGTGAAAGGGAAGGCCCGCGCGTTTGCTGCCTGCCAGCGTATCCACGAAGAGATCGAAACCCTTGTGCAGGTCCTGTGGACCGAAGGCGCTGAGAACCCTTTGGCTGCCCGCCCGGAAACGAAGGGATGCGGGGAGCTGGCTGATCGCTTCTCCCGGATTTTGACGGATCTTCTCATAGTACCGGTGGTCCTCGTCCGTCAGGTCCCAGAGCTGGAAATCGTAGATCCAGCCATCTGCAATCTCTGCCATCTCGGGTAGGGTCGCAAAGGGCAGGATCGTCAGCGTACGAACGGAAGGGATGCGTTTCAGAAGTTTCAGCGCGCAGCGTTTGAAGGACAGACGCAGGGAACCACCTTCGAGGACAGGCTTCGGCCTGAAAAGCAGGCCCACTGTCCGCCGGCCGAGCGCACTACGCCAGAGACACGCGACCACGTAGAAAAGGAACCCTTCCTCGACCATGAGGAACAGCGCCGGCTCCATCCGGAAGAAGAGATCACCCGCCCGGGCGCGGCAGCCGCCGAGAATCCCCATGGCGAACTGGAAGTACTGCGCGCGGTGCCCGTCCTCGCTCCTGCTGAAGATAAGCACCTCCTCCCCCTTCGCCATGGTCGTGCCACCCCTCCGCTCAGCGATCCACGATACTCAGCATGGCGGCCAGCCCATCTCCTCGCGCCAGCGTGCGACAGAGCTCCTTCCCGTGATCGGGCCTTGTCCGCAGCGCCCCGCTCCTGACCTTCAGGATCGTCGAAACAAGGGCAGCCGGATCCTCCGGCGGAATGACCAGTGCGGCATCCCCGACAAAAGTGGCCAGCTCTGTTTCCGGATCGGCCGTGACCACCACCGGTTTCCCGGAGGCAAGCAGCGCGCCCAGCTTGGACGGCAGCAACAGGTCGGCAGCTCCCCTCCTCTGGGGCAATAGGTGAAGGTCGGCCATGTTGAGGAATTCGTTGAAACGGTGCGCAGGCTGGAGCGGCAGGAAGCGCACGTTGCCTAAAACGCTCCCCAGCCGCTCCAGCTCCGCTTTCGCCGGTCCGTCGCCCCCGATGACGAACCGGATCCCCTGCACGCCTTGCAGTGTCCGCGCGGCTTCGATCAAGAGATCGAGCCCCTGCTTGGCGCCGAGGTTGCCGGAATAGAGCACGACGAAGTCCTCGTCCGCGTAGCCGAGTTCGTCGCGATAAGGACTCGCGCCCGGCAATGGAAAGATTGCCGACAGATCGACCCAGTTTCGCACGACGGCCACGCGGTCGGCGGCCACGCCCTTTTCCAGCAATTTTTCGGCCATTCGCCGCGAGATCGTGACGACGATGTCAAAGCGTTTGCGAACAGCCGTCTCGAAGAATTCTCCTACTCGCATCAGCCAGCGGTGCTTGCCGAGGTGCCCCATTGCAAAGGCTGCATCGATCTCGAGGTCGTGGACATGCAGCACCGTGCGCGCGCCGACAAGCTTTGCCGCGAGCAGGGCAAAGGGGGCTCCCAGCAATGTCGGTTCGACACAGAAGACCACATCCGGTCGCTTGCGCAGGATCTGCCAGAGAACGACCGGCGCGGCACTCGCGGCAAAACTCGCCGGCGCCAGAAGCCTCCACAGCCTCGCCCCCGGCCTGAGGATCAGAGGAACGCGCACAACCGTGATGCCGTCCTCGATCCTTGATGCGTATCGATTGCCGTATCCACGATCCACTTCCCAGGCCGGGTAGTGCGGCGGAGTGGTGACGACCGTGACAGCCATGCCCATGGCTGCGAAATGACCTGCGATATCACCGGTGTAGCGTCCGGCGCCCGTCTTTTCCGGCGCATAGTTCATGGCGTGAACAAGAACGGTTTTTCGCTTTCGAGGCCGTGAGGCAGCCGTCAGGTGTTCGCCACCGACCGGGAAGGCGTCGCTGCGAATGTTCATGCGGCAGCATCCTCGCGGCGCATGGACAGCCCTGCGACATAGGCGGCGTAGGTGGCACCGAGACCGTCGGAAAGCGATATGCTCGGGCTCCAGCCGAGTGCACGAAGGCGCCCGCTGTCGAGCAGCTTTCTCGCCACGCCGTCCGGTTTCTCGGTGTCGTAGCGAAGGCCGCCGCTATATCCAGCCAAGCGGCAGATGAGCTGCGCCAGATCGCGGATCGCGATCTCTTCGCCCGAGCCTATGTTGACGTGCATGTCCCCGGAATAGTGTTTCAGGAGATGCACGCACGCTTCCGCGCAATCGTCCACATGCAGGAATTCCCGCAAGGCCGATCCGGAACCCCATATGCAAACTTCAGGAGCCCCGCTGGCCTTGGCTTCATGCACCTTGCGGATGAGAGCGGGAACGACATGGCTGGACGCAAGGTCGAAATTGTCGCCCGGCCCATAGAGACTGGTCGGCATCGCCGAGATGAAGTCGCACCCGTATTGCCTGCGATATGCGGCACAAAGCTTGATGCCGGCGATCTTTGCTATGGCGTAGGCTTCGTTCGTCGGCTCAAGCGGCCCGGTTAGAAGAGCATCCTCGACGATCGGCTGGAGGGCGTCGCGCGGATAGATGCAGGACGAGCCGAGGAAGAGCAGCCTGCCAACGCCTACGCGCTGGGCGGAGCTGATGATGTTGGTTTCCAAGACCACATTGTCGTAGAGGAAATCCGCAGGTGCTGCACTGTTTGCAAGGATCCCGCCGACTTTCGCCGCAGCGACCACGACGGCGTCCGGCCTCGTGCGGCCCATCCATTCCTCGACTTCCGACTGGCGCGTCAGGTCCAGCTCCGCGCGCGAGGCCGTGAGGATCGCGCAGCCCTCGCGCTGCAGCCGGCGGACGATCGCCGAACCGACCATGCCGCGGTGACCTGCGACGAAGACACGCTTCCCCGACAGCCGATACAACGGCTCAGCCATGAGCCAGCTCCAGGCCGGTTGAACGCGGCGACGATCGCTTCGCCATGCCCCTCAGATCCTCCCGAACCATCTCTCCCACAAGCTGGTCCAGTTCGACTTCGGGCGCCCACCCGAGCCTCTCGTACGCCTTGGTGGCGTCACCGAGCAGGCAGTCCACTTCAGTCGGGCGGAAATAGCGCGGGTCCACTTCCACGATGCACCTGCCGCTATCCGCATCGTATCCCTTCTC contains:
- a CDS encoding glycosyltransferase family 2 protein, encoding MISLCVIILTYNEERHIERAIASVASFAEEVVVVDSFSSDRTTEIATELGARVLQHPFANQSRQLRWALEHTAIASEWIMRLDADEVVEPALAAEISARIPCLPPDTVGINLKRKHIFMGRWIRWGGRYPLIFTRIWRRGHGHVEDRWMDEHVTTSGGRTVTFSAAFADHNLNALTYFIDKHNGYATREAVEILNRRHRLFPQDNIPWRTAPAPTRAKRFAKVYIHDRLPFPLAASCYFVLRYFLQLGFLDGREGLIYHVLQGYWYRFLVGAKVLECERALASCSTIDEKRQSLAQVTGLDL
- a CDS encoding oligosaccharide flippase family protein; this translates as MTTLSSQLNIRANVVFAVIAVVTNIVLVLVSYRVVIADCGIAAVGLWSALASAISLIRIADVGLANACLRHVALCDVAQERQKARSYLETALVTGCVVHAVLALSGYLLVDAFLWHFLPADVTPQAPGLLPLVCLVFFLMNVSGIVLSGLQGVHRGYLNSQLTVAGSLVQLALVIALVPGQGLTGLALAQVAQYAFLLSVGWLALRHAAGIEALLPIRVSPRLLRDLVGFGVREQMTSTVNGLFEPLSKLLVGRFCGLEAQGLFELAFKSLWLPRNAVIGGVTAVVPALTALSRHDPDSAPPLYRSLAKTATSSVAGISLAGVVLSPVASWFWFGHFEARYSLFVLLLAFGVVMNARGAAAYNMALVTGNLAGNMLANAVSLMLLLAGGTAVGSFGAAPPLVLLVSVAMAVGGAIAKHWNEGDFMTLRPAIPLRAVPE
- a CDS encoding polysaccharide biosynthesis tyrosine autokinase gives rise to the protein MLQINNSRMAPPATGLWASDASPVSPIDFDKGIAAMRRQWPIVAACTLAAGLLGLIYVIAAIPLYTTRTSILIDRQYGAAIQQLSGSAGLLDEEVSVLSQIELLKSEAIGLAVVNRLHLADETAAAPSNMFLALNRWIFGTTGNPAKRPAADEGEGRRRAALETIRANMAVTRAGRSRVLEISYVSPSPELSQRVAAAIADAYLADRISSRYEATRQASDWLLARMEELKQRAVSSDLSVQKFRTEHGLVATNVEGRLVSDQQLTELNSALIEARAAAAQAAARYERIQTLIAGNREEAVVAEVLGGTISNTLREKYLSAAKREAEILARLGAGHVQVQRLRGEMEEYRRQMFDELLRIAQGNRSELDIARSRVQSLTESVAQATLVSASAKENEVQLRELERESETYRNVYEAFLRRYQEAVQQQSFPVADARIISRAVVPDRPSHPKKMLVIPLALLIGAGAGAFAGAYREYRERSFRTGSDVRQALDLPFIGGIPLLKAEDEKPSADGLSFHPRSVRKANAMVDHVIDHPFSRFTETLRGTRIAVDLALPGKAAKIIGIISLLPAEGRSTIAINLAELLAAEGARTLLIDADLRNAGATKVIGEHATAGLGEALVDERSIRDLLLVNPKTRLAFLPATAGPLGSRSSVLLASSRMNHLLEQASASFDYIVLDLPPLAPVADARAVAPHVNAFVLVAEWGRTNRYALQEALFSDRSIAAKCVGAILSKIDPDKAKLYSTASDFEM
- a CDS encoding glycosyltransferase family 4 protein yields the protein MPGRTQSGENGQERGAFAGRKVLYVCGQVGVPDEDRCRALMVAGADVRISSYLHSEDYRWTLDKDMQGRLTIRRPSQRWGRLGRLNSLLVLVDLCRFRPDICIVYGYQRISSFLAAVLSRILGAQAVSLNDSGFEDYRRFIVFDLPKLLLLAPYGGFLAATERARGYLHYFGKGNIALYRCAIDIERVRGDAGSPRVSYEERDFICVARFVKKKNLLFLLDAYEAFLLRSGSDRRLQLCGYGVEEPALRARIAQSALLRAQVDILGYVGSRELPALISASLALVLASSEEQFGIVAIEAWAVGVPVIVTRACGVSELVQGGLNGHLIDHRDPEPLIRALQLMASSEAHWQALRRGTVITAALADAPVFVDALLSVLRRAKGSGTVEERDDGERHPPFRYSASGSE
- a CDS encoding putative colanic acid biosynthesis acetyltransferase; the encoded protein is MGNAIAGLLDTRQSKPLKGGPTFSLRHRLHRLAWWFVWHGLGAWTPVAAHGWRRLLLRLFGARIDRTARIYPRVRVWYPPNLFMEAHSCLGRDVDCYCVDLIRLGEHAIVSQGARLCGATHDIDDPHFRLVARPIVVGRRAWIAAEAFVGPGVVVGDGAVLGARAVAFSDLEPMFVYAGNPARLLRERYPVE